In the Thermoplasmata archaeon genome, one interval contains:
- a CDS encoding UTP--glucose-1-phosphate uridylyltransferase gives MKAVIPAAGYGTRFLPYTKASPKEMLPVLDKPAIQYVIEEAVHSGYDRIVLVTGRHKRSIEDHFDRSAELEQYLSDRGDVAALEQVKAIAGLANLMFVRQKEPRGLGHAVLTAAEYIDDAPFGLLLGDDLCASPVPCQQQLLESFRSTGASVIACQEVPRENVSKYGVIVAGEDRGDVFRIREIQEKPSAAAAKSNFVIVGRYQFTPGVLDSLRREAKSHSAEVDLTPAINDLIHHEDVFALPFGGKRYDIGDKAGWLLANLELGLGRDDFAAEIRRKYPSLSP, from the coding sequence ATGAAAGCCGTCATCCCGGCGGCCGGATACGGCACTCGTTTTCTCCCATACACGAAGGCGAGTCCGAAAGAGATGCTCCCGGTCCTCGACAAGCCTGCGATCCAGTACGTGATCGAAGAGGCCGTGCATTCGGGGTACGATCGGATCGTCCTCGTCACCGGACGGCACAAGAGGAGCATCGAGGATCACTTCGATCGCTCCGCGGAACTCGAGCAGTATCTGTCGGACCGAGGCGATGTCGCGGCGCTCGAGCAGGTGAAGGCGATCGCCGGCCTGGCGAATCTCATGTTCGTCCGCCAGAAAGAACCTCGCGGGCTCGGCCATGCCGTGCTCACGGCGGCGGAGTACATCGACGACGCGCCGTTCGGACTGCTCCTGGGTGACGACCTCTGCGCCTCGCCGGTCCCGTGCCAGCAGCAGCTGCTGGAATCGTTCCGGTCGACCGGGGCGAGCGTCATCGCGTGCCAGGAAGTCCCGCGGGAAAACGTCTCGAAGTATGGCGTGATCGTCGCGGGGGAGGACCGCGGGGACGTGTTCCGAATCCGGGAGATCCAAGAAAAGCCATCGGCCGCGGCAGCGAAATCGAACTTCGTGATCGTGGGGAGATATCAGTTCACGCCGGGAGTGTTGGATTCGCTGCGCCGCGAAGCGAAGTCGCATTCGGCGGAAGTCGACCTGACGCCCGCGATCAACGACCTCATCCACCACGAGGACGTGTTCGCCCTCCCGTTCGGAGGGAAGCGGTACGACATCGGGGACAAGGCGGGATGGCTGCTCGCCAATCTGGAGTTAGGCCTAGGGCGCGAT